One Leifsonia shinshuensis DNA window includes the following coding sequences:
- a CDS encoding LolA family protein, producing MKHRLIRWLPAIVVPAAIAAGAIAIPLAAGAADLPVKSPEDVLRLVASSDTKAFSGTVEQTSDLGLPSIPKMGGGSSSADSSIASTLSLLMGDHTAKVYVDGPTKVRVQLLDQLAERDAIRNGSDVWLYQSSDQSVTHATVPAHEKSATATPTPDATATTPQALAQKFLAAVDPATKVTLGANTKVANRDAYDLVLTPRTDATLVGSVSIAVDGQTGLPLQVQVMARGASSPAFQAGFSDFTPGAPDASVFSFTPPKGAKVTEQTPKTSGEHSGSADRPKPTVTGTGWATIVSLPAGTVPAQALADPLLAQLTQPAGGGRALSTTLVSVLVTADGRVLAGAVPVSALQAAAQ from the coding sequence ATGAAGCACCGCCTGATCCGCTGGCTCCCGGCCATCGTCGTCCCCGCCGCCATCGCCGCGGGCGCGATCGCCATCCCGCTCGCCGCGGGGGCGGCGGACCTGCCCGTGAAGTCGCCGGAGGACGTCCTCCGGCTGGTCGCGTCGAGCGACACCAAGGCGTTCTCCGGCACCGTCGAGCAGACCTCCGACCTGGGGCTGCCGAGCATCCCGAAGATGGGAGGCGGGTCCTCCAGCGCGGACAGCTCCATCGCGAGCACGCTCTCGCTGCTGATGGGCGACCACACGGCCAAGGTCTACGTGGACGGCCCGACCAAGGTTCGTGTGCAGCTGCTCGACCAGCTCGCCGAGCGCGACGCGATCCGCAACGGATCGGACGTCTGGCTCTACCAGTCCAGCGACCAGTCGGTCACCCACGCGACCGTCCCCGCGCACGAGAAGAGCGCGACCGCCACGCCGACGCCCGACGCCACCGCGACCACGCCGCAGGCGCTCGCCCAGAAGTTCCTCGCCGCCGTCGACCCGGCCACGAAGGTCACCCTCGGCGCGAACACGAAGGTCGCCAACCGCGACGCGTACGACCTGGTGCTGACGCCGCGCACCGACGCCACCCTGGTGGGTTCGGTGTCCATCGCCGTGGATGGGCAGACCGGCCTCCCCCTTCAGGTGCAGGTGATGGCGCGCGGCGCCTCCTCGCCGGCGTTCCAGGCCGGGTTCAGCGACTTCACGCCGGGCGCTCCGGACGCGAGCGTCTTCTCGTTCACCCCGCCGAAGGGCGCGAAGGTCACCGAGCAGACGCCGAAGACCAGTGGTGAGCACTCGGGCAGCGCCGATCGGCCCAAGCCGACCGTGACGGGCACCGGCTGGGCGACCATCGTGAGCCTCCCGGCGGGCACGGTCCCTGCGCAGGCGCTGGCCGACCCGCTGCTCGCGCAGCTGACCCAGCCGGCCGGCGGAGGCCGCGCGCTGTCGACCACGCTGGTGTCGGTGCTGGTGACCGCGGACGGTCGGGTGCTGGCGGGAGCCGTCCCCGTCTCCGCCCTGCAGGCCGCCGCTCAGTGA
- a CDS encoding ABC transporter ATP-binding protein has product MSAASVGDRAATAAAIATSGLTKRFRGRAVVDGLSLSVPRGSVFGFLGPNGSGKTTTIRMLLGLISPSAGSIDLLGESMPDRGATVLPRVGALVEGPAFAPYLSGTANLVRRDTADRYASGATRSARVAAALERVGLTHAAGKHVRTYSLGMKQRLGIAGALLTDRDLLVLDEPTNGLDPQGTREVRNLVRSLADEGTTVFVSSHLLAEIEQICTHAAIMRTGRLVAQGSLDELRSASGPRVSVTTPDRATAADVLARFGLAPETGGDGVEAALIEGSPAVEDIAARLVGAGVRLRGFAVRSSSLEERFVELTGEGFDVEQ; this is encoded by the coding sequence GTGAGCGCCGCCTCCGTGGGCGACCGCGCGGCGACCGCCGCCGCCATCGCGACGAGCGGCCTGACCAAGCGCTTCCGCGGGCGCGCCGTCGTGGACGGGCTCAGCCTGTCGGTGCCGCGCGGCTCCGTGTTCGGGTTCCTCGGGCCGAACGGCTCGGGCAAGACCACGACCATCCGGATGCTGCTGGGGCTGATCTCGCCGTCCGCCGGGTCGATCGACCTGCTCGGGGAGTCCATGCCCGACCGCGGCGCGACCGTGCTGCCGCGTGTCGGCGCGCTGGTCGAGGGGCCGGCGTTCGCGCCGTACCTGTCCGGCACCGCGAACCTGGTCCGCCGCGACACCGCCGACAGGTACGCGTCGGGCGCGACCCGCTCGGCGCGCGTGGCGGCGGCCCTCGAGCGCGTCGGCCTCACGCACGCGGCAGGCAAGCACGTGCGCACCTACTCGCTCGGCATGAAGCAGCGGCTCGGTATCGCCGGCGCCCTGCTCACCGACCGCGACCTCCTGGTGCTCGACGAGCCCACCAACGGGCTCGACCCGCAGGGCACGCGCGAGGTGCGCAACCTGGTCCGCTCGCTCGCCGACGAGGGCACGACGGTGTTCGTCTCCAGCCACCTGCTCGCCGAGATCGAGCAGATCTGCACGCACGCCGCGATCATGCGCACCGGCCGGCTGGTCGCCCAGGGCTCGCTGGACGAGCTGCGCAGCGCCTCCGGGCCGCGCGTGAGCGTGACGACGCCGGACCGGGCGACCGCGGCGGACGTGCTCGCCCGGTTCGGGCTCGCGCCGGAGACCGGCGGCGACGGGGTGGAGGCCGCGCTCATCGAGGGCTCGCCCGCCGTGGAGGACATCGCCGCGCGCCTGGTCGGCGCGGGCGTCCGGCTGCGCGGGTTCGCCGTCCGGTCCTCCAGCCTGGAGGAGCGTTTCGTGGAGCTGACGGGGGAGGGCTTCGATGTCGAGCAGTGA